One genomic region from Streptomyces sp. NBC_01304 encodes:
- a CDS encoding SUKH-4 family immunity protein has protein sequence MTTQEQAFATADRWLNGAAPAGQRREVLMQEFSLGWVVWAAPPPMEIDPVTGARRPPAEIGGASGVVDRGTGELSTWPSAVPVEEVIRMYEDKHGTPAPHAQMPPPPPQGGDRQAPQISDDDPSMRAALAFAQQFAQNPDAVMAQVAAGPAAGGPGTGGPTTEQAPVTGPGNTAVFTYVNPANGEETSLFKNSAPGVPQAEIQAYHELIRMNVPPQNVVGVHTDLRPALLPGGYTGEFLLSGALPTAQFSCAQEYGMFEQERENGVAALIQHVEMIHSIGGQQPPPRPHRAPLPAQITPARAVPDADLGLHLDKLFGEEEGGSGVRRFAPQELAMHPLPPAAVQTLTVAGLPADVPFFFGAARPGHPVMDAASHLRHQGAQIPEAQLATLAGHVRIGTDGWAEITVQCAGSPEWQGLVWAASPKSGSGRLVNTSVPAFVRSLALLVATRNGMVGMDPHQAGAAVKQFQERLVAIDARALERDNWWATIVDQMWHGLF, from the coding sequence GTGACCACCCAGGAGCAGGCCTTCGCCACCGCCGACCGCTGGTTGAACGGTGCCGCACCCGCAGGACAGCGCCGCGAAGTGCTCATGCAGGAGTTCTCGCTCGGCTGGGTGGTGTGGGCGGCACCGCCGCCGATGGAGATCGATCCGGTGACCGGAGCGCGCCGCCCGCCCGCCGAGATCGGCGGCGCCAGCGGAGTGGTGGACCGCGGCACCGGTGAGTTGTCGACCTGGCCGTCCGCCGTCCCGGTCGAGGAGGTCATCAGGATGTACGAGGACAAGCACGGCACTCCCGCACCGCACGCCCAGATGCCCCCGCCCCCGCCCCAGGGCGGCGACCGGCAGGCGCCCCAGATATCCGACGACGACCCGTCGATGCGGGCGGCGCTCGCCTTCGCCCAGCAGTTCGCCCAAAACCCGGACGCGGTCATGGCGCAGGTGGCCGCCGGCCCCGCAGCCGGAGGCCCCGGCACGGGAGGCCCCACCACCGAGCAGGCCCCGGTCACCGGCCCTGGCAACACCGCGGTGTTCACGTACGTCAACCCGGCCAACGGCGAGGAGACTTCGCTCTTCAAGAACTCGGCCCCGGGCGTCCCCCAGGCCGAGATCCAGGCGTACCACGAGCTGATCCGCATGAACGTGCCGCCGCAGAACGTCGTCGGGGTCCACACCGACCTGCGCCCCGCCCTCCTCCCCGGTGGCTACACGGGGGAGTTCCTGCTCTCCGGCGCGCTGCCCACGGCGCAGTTCTCCTGTGCGCAGGAGTACGGGATGTTCGAGCAGGAGCGGGAGAACGGCGTCGCCGCACTGATCCAGCACGTCGAGATGATCCACAGCATCGGCGGGCAGCAGCCCCCACCGCGTCCCCACCGGGCGCCGCTCCCCGCGCAGATCACGCCCGCGCGTGCCGTCCCCGACGCCGACCTCGGCCTGCACCTCGACAAGCTCTTCGGCGAGGAGGAGGGCGGCAGCGGCGTACGCCGCTTCGCGCCCCAGGAGTTGGCCATGCACCCGCTGCCCCCGGCTGCCGTGCAGACGCTGACCGTCGCCGGCCTCCCGGCGGACGTGCCCTTCTTCTTCGGCGCGGCCAGGCCCGGCCACCCGGTGATGGACGCCGCGAGCCATCTGCGCCACCAGGGCGCCCAGATCCCCGAGGCCCAACTCGCCACGCTCGCCGGGCACGTCCGCATCGGCACCGACGGCTGGGCCGAGATCACCGTGCAGTGCGCGGGCTCTCCCGAATGGCAGGGCCTGGTCTGGGCGGCCAGCCCCAAGTCGGGCTCGGGCCGCCTGGTGAACACCTCGGTCCCGGCGTTCGTACGCTCCCTCGCCCTGCTCGTCGCCACCCGCAACGGCATGGTGGGCATGGACCCGCACCAGGCGGGCGCGGCCGTGAAGCAGTTCCAGGAGCGGCTCGTCGCGATCGACGCCCGCGCCCTGGAGCGCGACAACTGGTGGGCCACGATCGTCGACCAGATGTGGCACGGGCTCTTCTGA
- the eccD gene encoding type VII secretion integral membrane protein EccD — protein sequence MSTGTVGSSTGFCRVTVAAPDSRIDVALPEDLPIQDIYPEIIRLSGMAHADNALAGYHLVRRDGDVLDASRSLQEHRVRDGEVLLLRPFADSLPPAVHDDVVDAVATAVKQDLRGWNDNLMRVAGLVSGVLLLTMLGFVFWFADPLFHDMHGLQGLVAGVVAISLTALAGVRARVYDDRGAAVALGIASLPHALIAGSGVLSQDVGEGPGRLQFLVGCVAVLIFSVVLIMLLPSGDAPFVAAALAATIGTLAAFCGILTEAEPREIAAGTAVVAIAVVGFLPGWSARFAKLPIGFRNPEDLARARREGQEGNLEAVDVQRIVAQTSRGHELMLGLVGGCAIVIVGAGGAVLGFSDSGWAQLVALVVGLAAMLRARLFRYTAQVTCLLVAGVITIGLLILGLAISPPLGILKDFYTGNSAPVDVRTLWLGACVLGGALLLIAIALIVPQKGLSPFWGRMLDLADSLVLLSLIPLCLAVLDVYEKVRGGI from the coding sequence GTGAGCACGGGCACAGTCGGGTCATCAACTGGGTTCTGCCGGGTCACCGTCGCAGCGCCGGACAGTCGCATCGACGTCGCGCTGCCCGAGGACCTGCCGATCCAGGACATCTATCCCGAGATCATCCGGCTGTCGGGCATGGCCCACGCGGACAACGCTCTCGCCGGCTACCACCTGGTGCGCCGCGACGGAGACGTTCTGGACGCCAGCCGCTCGCTCCAGGAGCACCGGGTCAGGGACGGCGAGGTGCTGCTCCTTCGCCCCTTCGCCGACTCGCTGCCCCCGGCCGTCCACGACGACGTGGTGGACGCGGTCGCCACGGCCGTTAAGCAGGACCTGCGCGGCTGGAACGACAACCTCATGCGGGTGGCCGGCCTGGTCTCGGGCGTGCTCCTGCTGACGATGCTCGGCTTCGTCTTCTGGTTCGCGGACCCGCTCTTCCACGACATGCACGGCCTGCAGGGCCTCGTCGCGGGCGTCGTCGCCATCTCGCTGACGGCTCTCGCGGGTGTACGGGCCCGGGTGTACGACGACCGCGGCGCCGCGGTCGCCCTCGGCATCGCCTCCCTGCCGCACGCGCTCATCGCGGGCTCGGGTGTGCTGTCGCAGGACGTGGGCGAGGGGCCGGGCCGGCTTCAGTTCCTGGTCGGCTGTGTGGCCGTACTGATCTTCTCCGTCGTCCTGATCATGCTGCTTCCGTCGGGCGACGCCCCGTTCGTCGCCGCGGCGCTGGCCGCCACGATCGGCACGCTCGCCGCGTTCTGCGGGATCCTCACCGAGGCCGAGCCGCGCGAGATCGCCGCCGGGACCGCGGTCGTCGCCATCGCCGTCGTCGGCTTCCTGCCCGGCTGGTCGGCCCGCTTCGCGAAGCTCCCCATCGGTTTCCGCAATCCGGAAGACCTGGCCCGCGCCCGCCGCGAGGGCCAGGAGGGCAACCTCGAGGCCGTCGACGTCCAGCGCATCGTGGCCCAGACCAGCCGCGGCCACGAGCTGATGCTCGGCCTGGTCGGCGGCTGCGCGATCGTCATCGTCGGCGCCGGCGGCGCGGTGCTCGGCTTCAGCGACAGCGGCTGGGCCCAGCTGGTGGCCCTCGTGGTCGGCCTCGCGGCGATGCTGCGGGCCCGTCTGTTCCGCTACACCGCGCAGGTCACCTGCCTCCTCGTGGCCGGCGTCATCACGATCGGCCTGCTGATCCTCGGCCTCGCGATCTCGCCCCCGCTCGGGATCCTGAAGGACTTCTACACGGGCAACTCCGCTCCGGTCGACGTCCGCACCCTGTGGCTCGGCGCCTGCGTCCTGGGCGGTGCGCTGCTCCTGATCGCGATCGCGCTGATCGTCCCGCAGAAGGGCCTGTCCCCCTTCTGGGGCCGGATGCTCGACCTCGCGGACTCCCTGGTGCTGCTCTCGCTGATCCCGCTCTGCCTGGCCGTCCTCGACGTGTACGAGAAGGTCCGCGGCGGAATTTGA
- the rpsO gene encoding 30S ribosomal protein S15, with protein MPLDAATKKQLIAEFGQKEGDTGSPEVQVAMLSRRISDLTEHLKTHKHDHHSRRGLLILVGQRRRLLQYLAKKDIQRFRALVDRLGIRRGAAGGAK; from the coding sequence GTGCCGCTCGACGCCGCTACGAAGAAGCAGCTCATTGCCGAGTTCGGTCAGAAGGAGGGCGACACCGGCTCCCCCGAGGTCCAGGTCGCCATGCTGTCGCGCCGGATCTCGGACCTGACCGAGCACCTCAAGACGCACAAGCACGACCACCACTCCCGTCGGGGTCTGCTGATCCTCGTCGGCCAGCGTCGCCGCCTTCTGCAGTACCTGGCCAAGAAGGACATCCAGCGCTTCCGTGCGCTGGTCGACCGCCTGGGCATCCGCCGCGGTGCGGCCGGCGGCGCCAAGTAA
- the eccCa gene encoding type VII secretion protein EccCa translates to MSVVIIKRQPRIQLPAVPDGEVKLESPPEIPREGDEGVLMNLLPMLGMLGSVGFFFMPNLPPFMRVVGGLMLASTLAMAIAQFARSRQQGGGAGMAQDRRDYFRYLEQVRKDVHKTADLQRRTQLFQHPDPDQLWALAADGRRLWERRPSDADFSSVRMGLGTQQLNTPLVAPETAPKEELEPLTAAAMKAFLDAHGSISDLPVAVSLRAFYHVAIAGDTDTVYGNARAVVSQLATLHSPEDLLIAVVAHPAAAADWDWIKWLPHSQHPKQKDGAGSARLLFDDLGELEEALADQLSDRPRWNRDANPLYDQPHLVVILDGGTVPPDSELAGAEGLQGVTFLEMAPGELEDELRGGLTAYVHPNRLKLYVGHESAYTGTADVLKAEQAESLARQLAAFRVGSAEEGEPLLSNLDFTDLMGIGDAGTVDVSRTWRPRTLHERLRVPIGVGESGEPVMLDLKEASQEGMGPHGLCVGATGSGKSEVLRTLVLGLAVTHSSETLNFILADFKGGATFAGMADMPHTAAVITNLADDLTLVDRMRDSIQGETQRRQELLRTAGNYANIHDYEKARAAGAALEPLASLVIVLDEFSELLTAKPDFIDMFIQIGRIGRSLGVHLLLASQRLEEGKLRGLDTYLSYRIGLRTFSAAESRTAIGVPDAYHLPSIPGSGYLRYDTDTMVRFKAAYVSGAYRGEGPSRVQRSTQLRPAVFTATEVALPPQPVIEEPDTSNEVDDALADTVLDVIVGKMINQGPPAHQVWLPPLEEAPSLEQLLPQLAVTPERGLTAPEYTALGRLNVPVGLVDKPFEQRRDVLYRDFSGGAGHGLFIGGPQSGKSTLLRTMISAFAFTHTPSEVQFYCLDFGGGGLIAMEELAHVGGVANRLDAEKVRRTVSEVSGILNEREEYFRANNVDSITTFRQRRAQGLLPDQKWGDVFLIVDGWATFKTDYEALEATVTDMATRGLGFGVHVILTASRYTEVRPALKDMLQNRIELRLGDPTESEIDRKVAQNVPAAVPGRGLTQDKLHFMTALPRVDGSSETEDLSDATGVLIRGINENWQGNPAPAVRLLPTILESDRLPKGFEHPDRGVAFGIDESQLAPVFVDFETDPHFIVFGESESGKSAVLRMLIKQITERYTPEQAKIVMGDYRRAHLEGIPESHLSRYCASAPALTETLEGLAGSLHRRMPGPDVTPEQLRNRSWYSSPDAFVIIDDYDLVATGMNPLSPLLEYLPFARDVGLRVIIARASGGASRSLYEPVMQRLKELGAQGLVMSGDRGEGQLLGNIYPQQLPPGRGQFHTRRRGGQMVQTGWLPARY, encoded by the coding sequence GTGAGCGTCGTCATCATCAAACGGCAGCCACGGATCCAGCTGCCCGCTGTCCCGGACGGCGAGGTGAAGCTGGAGTCCCCGCCCGAGATTCCGCGGGAGGGCGACGAGGGCGTGCTGATGAACCTGCTGCCGATGCTCGGCATGCTCGGTTCCGTCGGCTTCTTCTTCATGCCTAACCTGCCCCCCTTCATGCGCGTCGTCGGTGGTCTGATGCTGGCCTCGACGCTCGCCATGGCCATCGCCCAGTTCGCCAGGTCCCGCCAGCAGGGCGGCGGCGCGGGGATGGCGCAGGACCGGCGTGACTACTTCCGCTATCTGGAGCAGGTCCGCAAGGACGTGCACAAGACGGCCGATCTGCAGCGCCGCACCCAGCTCTTCCAGCACCCGGACCCGGACCAGCTGTGGGCGCTCGCGGCCGACGGCAGGCGCCTTTGGGAGCGCCGTCCCTCGGACGCCGACTTCTCCTCCGTACGGATGGGTCTCGGCACACAGCAGCTGAACACCCCGCTCGTCGCGCCGGAGACGGCGCCGAAGGAGGAGCTGGAGCCGCTCACCGCGGCGGCGATGAAGGCGTTCCTCGACGCGCACGGCAGCATCTCCGACCTGCCGGTCGCCGTCTCGCTGCGGGCCTTCTACCACGTGGCCATCGCGGGCGACACGGACACGGTGTACGGCAACGCGCGCGCGGTCGTCTCGCAGCTCGCCACCCTGCACTCCCCCGAAGACCTGCTGATCGCCGTGGTCGCGCACCCGGCGGCCGCCGCGGACTGGGACTGGATCAAGTGGCTGCCGCACAGCCAGCACCCGAAGCAGAAGGACGGCGCGGGCTCGGCCCGGCTGCTCTTCGACGACCTCGGTGAGCTGGAGGAAGCCCTCGCGGACCAGCTGTCGGACCGGCCGCGCTGGAACCGCGACGCGAACCCGCTCTACGACCAGCCGCACCTCGTCGTCATCCTGGACGGCGGCACCGTCCCGCCCGACTCCGAGCTGGCCGGCGCCGAGGGCCTGCAGGGCGTCACCTTCCTGGAGATGGCGCCCGGCGAGCTGGAGGACGAGCTCCGCGGCGGCCTGACCGCGTACGTACACCCGAATCGTCTGAAGCTGTACGTGGGCCACGAGTCGGCGTACACCGGCACGGCCGACGTCCTCAAGGCCGAGCAGGCCGAGTCGCTGGCCCGGCAGCTGGCCGCGTTCCGCGTCGGCTCCGCCGAAGAGGGCGAGCCGCTGCTCTCCAACCTGGACTTCACCGACCTGATGGGCATCGGTGACGCGGGCACGGTCGACGTGTCGCGCACTTGGCGACCGCGCACCCTGCACGAGCGGCTGCGCGTGCCGATCGGTGTCGGCGAGAGCGGCGAGCCGGTCATGCTCGACCTCAAGGAGGCCTCGCAGGAGGGCATGGGCCCGCACGGCCTGTGCGTCGGAGCGACCGGTTCCGGTAAGTCCGAGGTACTTCGTACGCTGGTGCTCGGCCTCGCCGTGACGCACTCGTCGGAGACCCTCAACTTCATCCTCGCGGACTTCAAGGGTGGTGCGACCTTCGCCGGTATGGCGGACATGCCGCACACCGCGGCCGTCATCACCAACCTCGCGGACGACCTCACGCTCGTCGACCGCATGCGTGACTCGATCCAGGGTGAGACGCAGCGCCGCCAGGAGCTGCTTCGTACGGCGGGCAACTACGCGAACATCCACGACTACGAGAAGGCGCGCGCGGCCGGTGCGGCGCTCGAGCCGCTGGCCTCGCTGGTGATCGTGCTCGACGAGTTCTCCGAACTCCTCACCGCCAAGCCCGACTTCATCGACATGTTCATCCAGATCGGCCGTATCGGCCGTTCGCTGGGTGTGCACTTGCTGCTCGCCTCGCAGCGTCTGGAAGAGGGCAAGCTGCGCGGCCTGGACACCTATCTCTCGTACCGCATCGGTCTGCGTACGTTCTCGGCCGCCGAGTCGCGTACCGCGATCGGTGTGCCGGACGCCTATCACCTGCCGTCGATCCCGGGTTCCGGGTATCTGCGGTACGACACCGACACGATGGTCCGCTTCAAGGCCGCGTACGTGTCCGGTGCCTACCGCGGCGAAGGCCCCTCGCGCGTGCAGCGCTCCACGCAGCTGCGGCCCGCGGTGTTCACGGCGACCGAGGTGGCACTGCCGCCGCAGCCCGTGATCGAGGAGCCGGACACCTCGAACGAGGTGGACGACGCCCTCGCCGACACCGTGCTCGACGTCATCGTCGGCAAGATGATCAACCAGGGCCCCCCGGCCCACCAGGTGTGGCTGCCCCCGCTGGAGGAGGCGCCGTCCCTGGAGCAGTTGCTGCCGCAGCTGGCGGTCACGCCCGAGCGTGGTCTGACCGCGCCGGAGTACACCGCGCTCGGCCGGCTCAATGTGCCGGTCGGCCTCGTGGACAAGCCGTTCGAGCAGCGGCGTGACGTGCTGTACCGGGACTTCTCCGGTGGCGCCGGTCACGGTCTGTTCATCGGTGGTCCGCAGTCCGGCAAGTCGACGCTGCTCCGCACGATGATCTCGGCGTTCGCCTTCACGCACACGCCGAGCGAAGTGCAGTTCTACTGCCTGGACTTCGGTGGCGGTGGCCTCATCGCCATGGAGGAGCTGGCACACGTCGGTGGCGTCGCCAACCGTCTGGACGCCGAGAAGGTACGCCGTACGGTCAGCGAGGTCTCGGGGATCCTGAACGAGCGCGAGGAGTACTTCCGCGCGAACAACGTCGACTCGATCACGACCTTCCGCCAGCGCCGCGCGCAGGGCCTGCTGCCCGACCAGAAGTGGGGCGACGTCTTCCTCATCGTCGACGGCTGGGCGACCTTCAAGACGGACTACGAGGCGCTCGAGGCGACCGTCACCGACATGGCGACGCGCGGTCTCGGCTTCGGTGTGCACGTCATCCTCACCGCGAGCCGCTACACCGAGGTGCGGCCCGCGCTGAAGGACATGCTGCAGAACCGCATCGAGCTGCGGCTCGGTGACCCGACCGAGTCCGAGATCGACCGCAAGGTCGCGCAGAACGTCCCGGCGGCCGTCCCCGGCCGCGGTCTGACCCAGGACAAGCTGCACTTCATGACGGCGCTCCCCCGGGTCGACGGCTCCTCGGAGACCGAGGACCTGTCGGACGCGACGGGCGTGCTCATCCGCGGCATCAACGAGAACTGGCAGGGCAACCCCGCCCCGGCCGTGCGACTGCTGCCGACGATCCTGGAGTCCGACCGCCTGCCCAAGGGCTTCGAGCACCCGGACCGCGGTGTCGCCTTCGGCATCGACGAGTCGCAACTCGCGCCGGTCTTCGTGGACTTCGAGACCGACCCGCACTTCATCGTCTTCGGTGAGAGCGAGTCCGGTAAGTCCGCGGTGCTCCGGATGCTCATCAAGCAGATCACCGAGCGGTACACCCCGGAGCAGGCGAAGATCGTCATGGGTGACTACCGCCGTGCGCACCTGGAGGGCATCCCCGAGTCGCACCTCTCGCGCTACTGCGCCTCGGCGCCGGCCCTGACCGAGACCCTGGAGGGCCTCGCGGGCTCGCTGCACCGCCGGATGCCGGGTCCGGACGTCACGCCGGAGCAGCTGCGCAACCGCAGTTGGTACTCCAGCCCGGACGCGTTCGTCATCATCGACGACTACGACCTGGTGGCCACGGGCATGAACCCGCTCTCGCCGCTCCTGGAGTACCTGCCCTTCGCCCGCGACGTCGGCCTGCGCGTCATCATCGCGCGCGCGTCGGGCGGCGCCAGCCGCTCGCTGTACGAGCCGGTCATGCAGCGCCTGAAGGAGCTCGGCGCCCAGGGCCTGGTCATGTCCGGGGACCGTGGCGAGGGGCAGCTGCTCGGCAACATCTATCCGCAGCAACTCCCGCCGGGGCGTGGCCAGTTCCACACCCGTCGGCGGGGCGGGCAGATGGTGCAGACGGGGTGGCTGCCGGCTCGGTACTGA